ttaaatcaatgtaatttaaggattgaaattgaacttGGACATAGGCGTCCTTCATAAATTAAGAGACAACTGATAATTGTCAATACTAACTACTTTATACAATGGTGTCTAATGTGCCATAATTCACCTAATGCTACAAATTAcgcaattttatcaaaaaaaatttaaaaaggggAAATGTCACAGTTGTTTAACATCAGCAATATgttcaatttaatattacacAGCTTGTACCGTTAGCACGTTTTATTTACACAAGAAACCACACCTGTGAGATCATACACCCAGCAAGTCATTACAGAAATGTGatgaatagaaaataaaaagcaACATCGATAGTATTATGACTCATTGTTGATATCTTttagtgaatattttttaatcagtgACATTGCTAGGTTTTAATGAATGGTTCTCTAACAAGAGTGTTCATAAAACATGACACTTTTCAGAAACCTGTTGTTCCTTTTTTGGCATGCAAATATTTCCGCTGCTGTTGCTATTTATATcttttcataaatacatgtttaaatcgcaaacttatcaattcctttcgaatttcctctaatCCTCATGttcaacatttgaaattgaataagGGTAAAACTTATCTTCTATTTACCATACGTGATTTCAAGataagatgatttttttaaagaaaaacgtCAACTTTCTAACCAAACTGTAGCTTATCTTGAACATGCTTTTTTGTAATTTAGCAAATAATGTTTATGTAACTGAAGCATAATGTACAGTTCGCATGTTATTCTAAGGAACACTTAAATACTTGTTTGATAAACTTCAGAACTTGATACATCTCCGTGACTTTACGCATTTTTAAATCTAAGCAGATCGATTTCATTTAGGTCCTATAAAAGTTGTCTATACACACATACCAACATATGACAAGGTTAAGATATCATATAGCCTTGGGTCCATTAGTGGAAGTTAAATAAATCTCAAATACAACCTTGTTATAAAGAATATTATCAATTTGAACATAAACAATGCTTTCATTCTTGTTTGTATCGACTATCATTTACGTTGCCCATGTAAGTGTTATTTTCAGTCAGGAACCACTCAGAAACGTAGCATACTCGAAGACGGTTGTCTTAAGTTCCAGATACAATCATAGACTCTACTAAGGAGGGAAAGCTGTAAATGGTCTGCTGTCTAACCATGTTCGCACTGCAGATGAAAATCTCCTTAGCTGAGGGTAGATCtggccccgccgtcaccaaaCTTTCCTCTCCCTCAACCTCAGTACTCAACTCAAGTCCTTAAGGTTTCCTTAACTGAGGTTTTCCTCAAATCACAGTCACCAATTGCGCTGAGGATCACCTCAGTTaaggtgtattttttttcccttaacTCAGTTGAGTTGTTACATTAATAATATCGCGCATTTTCGCGGAATTTTTACGTAATGCTTGTACGCAATAAAATATCTGTCGTCTGTttgttatttctttgtaaaatggcTGAAAAAGATATACTTGGGTTAATAACAGCGGGGAAAAGGAAACGGGGGGCTAATTGGACAAGTGAAGAGGAGATAATTCTAATAGAAGAGGTCATGAAATTTGAAGATCGGTTGTTTGGGAAAATGAAAGGGGCGGGGATAAAGGGAAAGCACGGGAAAATAAAAGAAGAGACCTGGAAGTCTATAGCAGACACTTTGAACTTGTAAGTATTATGATATCTATCTGTATTTCACTTACTTGTCGGTTGTTTTGACCAGACGATTTCCTTTGTGCACATATTGTAACCTCCCTTAGTAGGTGTATACACAAATTTTACCCCAGTATATTCCAGTCCGATATTATAACTGGCCGTGTGCTCTACTTTTGATTTGGAAAAAGCGAACagtttataaaaatgcattcctTATACttcattaaattgttataaatcaTAAACACACTCTGATATTATTGCATTGACATACTATGTATATAACATGTACACACTGCACGCATCGTATATGCATGCATATTATCGTAACGCGATTCCAGACagcaaaaatatacatcataatgtaaagattttgtttagatccatatattatcaatttaaaaacacGAATAGAATAGAAAAATGCGATATTCCAAATGTTTGCATTGCAcaaaatgtattgtttattttcttcttctttttttcaaaattttatttaaacaatttaaaaatgacagAACGTCTGATTCCATCTACAAAAAGTATGACAACGTCAAACAAagaggtatatacatgtattgacattCAAAGTTTAAAACTTTGTAAATTGTTAAGCAAAACTGTGTTgataatttacataaattttagcGAAAGAGAAAATTGATGGCATACGCCGACGAAAGACAGGGGGAGGTCCACCAACGGCGCCCCTTACGCAAGCGGAGGAAGCCCTGTACCAAGCAATGGACACACGACCCAATATTGTTGGATTGGTCAGGGGCATTGATTCCGATggtaatgaaatatatcatatttattataGGTAAAACATTGTCAAAGTAAAATTCATATTAACGTTCTTGCATTGTCATTCTGAAAAAACCCaaagaatatataattttatagaaCCAACGTCATCTGTCCAATCGCTGGCTGGTAATGAGACCACGTGCACCGGTGATGCTTCAGCTTCTTCTGAATCTTCAGCTAGTATGACATTTGGGTTATCTTTAAACAGGAAGATGGGTGAGATacctatatatttttgttacaagTAAACGGGTAAATACCGAAGTGGAAAACTGCAATACAGGtttaataattcttatttt
This genomic window from Crassostrea angulata isolate pt1a10 chromosome 8, ASM2561291v2, whole genome shotgun sequence contains:
- the LOC128158084 gene encoding uncharacterized protein LOC128158084, whose amino-acid sequence is MAEKDILGLITAGKRKRGANWTSEEEIILIEEVMKFEDRLFGKMKGAGIKGKHGKIKEETWKSIADTLNLQFKNDRTSDSIYKKYDNVKQRAKEKIDGIRRRKTGGGPPTAPLTQAEEALYQAMDTRPNIVGLVRGIDSDEPTSSVQSLAGNETTCTGDASASSESSASMTFGLSLNRKMDERPKEKKRKMATREVIEELEIKNLKLENEKLSQEISNLQQEQNKLEREEKKFQIEAELLEIKKSCLLCKLSSEFPEFILDPLCK